Proteins from a genomic interval of Luteibacter pinisoli:
- a CDS encoding DUF817 domain-containing protein — translation MVGLLLASGLWWPAGAPVARYDALTLAAILIQVALVTLRLETRREAAVILLFHVVGTAMEVFKTAMGSWVYPEPSVLRIAGVPLFTGFMYAAVGSYIARAWRLFDFRFTAHPPLWAGILLSVAIYANFFTHHFLPDARPLLFAAMVVAFGRTWVHFRIRAIHRRMPLLAGLVLVALFIWFAENAGTFARAWVYPAQRGGWHVVAPEKIGAWLLLMTISYVMVWTVQRAGPQACADDPARGQRYIRR, via the coding sequence ATGGTCGGCTTGCTGCTGGCCAGCGGGCTTTGGTGGCCGGCAGGGGCGCCGGTCGCACGCTACGACGCGCTCACGCTTGCCGCGATCCTGATCCAGGTGGCGCTCGTGACCCTGCGCCTGGAGACCCGCCGCGAGGCAGCCGTGATCCTTCTGTTCCACGTCGTCGGCACAGCGATGGAGGTGTTCAAGACGGCCATGGGTTCATGGGTCTACCCGGAGCCGTCCGTGCTGCGGATCGCCGGGGTGCCGTTGTTCACCGGCTTCATGTACGCGGCGGTTGGTAGCTACATCGCCCGGGCGTGGCGTCTGTTCGATTTCCGTTTCACGGCCCATCCTCCACTGTGGGCCGGCATCCTGTTGTCGGTGGCGATCTACGCCAATTTCTTCACCCACCATTTCCTGCCGGACGCGCGGCCGCTCCTGTTCGCCGCCATGGTCGTCGCGTTCGGACGCACCTGGGTGCACTTCCGGATCCGCGCGATCCACCGGCGCATGCCGCTGCTCGCCGGCCTTGTCCTCGTCGCCCTGTTCATCTGGTTCGCGGAGAACGCGGGCACGTTCGCCCGGGCTTGGGTGTACCCCGCGCAGCGCGGGGGCTGGCATGTGGTGGCCCCGGAAAAGATCGGTGCCTGGCTGCTGCTCATGACGATCAGCTACGTCATGGTCTGGACGGTGCAACGCGCCGGGCCGCAGGCATGCGCCGACGACCCGGCCCGAGGTCAGCGATACATCCGCAGGTAA